A stretch of DNA from Gymnodinialimonas sp. 57CJ19:
TGGATGATTGGGAGGGCCGCGTGAACGCATGGCCGCTGGACGAGGGCCTGATCGACTATGTGGATGGCGGCTATGGCGGCCCCAGCGACGAAAACGAATTTGCCGCGCTCAACGTGATCGCCAATGCGACCTTCACCCTTTCGGGCACCGAGATTGACGCGTCCGAAATCACGCCCGCGCTGCTGGAAGAGACCCTGCACGAAGCCGACGGGATCGAGGCAAACGTGGCCACCGGCTACCACGCCATTGAATTCCTGCTGTGGGGCCAGGACCTGAACGGCCACGGCGCAGGTGCAGGTAATCGCCCTTGGACGGATTACGCCACCGGCGACGATTGCACCGGCGGCAATTGCGACCGCCGCGCCCAGTACCTTGTTGCCGCCACCGATTTGTTGGTGAGCGATCTGGAATGGATGGCGGTCCAATGGTCTGCGGGTGGCGACGTGCGCACGGCCTTGGCGGAAAACCCGGATGCGGGCATCTCTGCGATGCTGACGGGCATGGGCTCGCTGTCCTACGGCGAAGTCGCGGGCGAGCGGATGCGCCTTGGCGTGATGCTGAACGACCCTGAAGAGGAGCATTCCTGCTTTGCCGACAACACCCATAACGACCACTACCTTGATGGTTTGGGCGTGCAGAACGTCTACTTGGGCGAATACGTCCGCGCCGATGGCTCGGTTGTCAGCGGGCCGTCGCTGTCTGATCTGGTGGTGGCAAGTAACCCCGACCTCGATATGGAAATGCGCGTGCGTTTGTCCAATACGATGCGCGAACTGGGCCAGATCGTGACCGCTGCGGAAAGCGGCTTCGCCTACGACCAGATGTTGGAGCGTGGCAATGAAGCAGGCGAAGCGCTGGTCATGGGCGGCGTCAACGGCTTCATCGAACAGACCCAGACGATTGAACGGATCGTGGTTGAACTGGA
This window harbors:
- a CDS encoding imelysin family protein, producing the protein MNRRPLFLTLATSALALSTGFAVAQVRADVLETYGNIAEAAYADSLTTAQTLQVVVNALVETPSAENLQAARAAWLAARVPYQQTEVYRFGNAVVDDWEGRVNAWPLDEGLIDYVDGGYGGPSDENEFAALNVIANATFTLSGTEIDASEITPALLEETLHEADGIEANVATGYHAIEFLLWGQDLNGHGAGAGNRPWTDYATGDDCTGGNCDRRAQYLVAATDLLVSDLEWMAVQWSAGGDVRTALAENPDAGISAMLTGMGSLSYGEVAGERMRLGVMLNDPEEEHSCFADNTHNDHYLDGLGVQNVYLGEYVRADGSVVSGPSLSDLVVASNPDLDMEMRVRLSNTMRELGQIVTAAESGFAYDQMLERGNEAGEALVMGGVNGFIEQTQTIERIVVELDLDAIAFEGSDSLDNPSAVFE